Proteins from a single region of Sphaerochaeta globosa str. Buddy:
- a CDS encoding carbohydrate ABC transporter permease, which produces MKIQTLKASHRREAIIGWAFIAPQMAGFIVFVLLPLASVFVYSMQEKNLLFGTSLFTGLENFRLLAQDPLFAKSLVNTLIFSAGVVPLNLVFSLLLALYLGGGKRGTKFVRGIIFLPVITSGVAWAIVWKYLLQGGDAGPVNAFLSVFGITGPNWLFEKGWAMGSVIVTRVMKNLGMNVLIFMGAVLNMPGDVLEAARIDGAKRFTLFFKIKLPLLMPTVMMVTIVTIIGSMRVFDTIKLMTDGGPEGSTMVMVYYIYHQAFRMFDTGFASALAVVLFLIVLLLTALQWFTRKRISYYEN; this is translated from the coding sequence ATGAAGATACAAACCTTGAAAGCGAGCCATAGGCGGGAAGCAATCATCGGTTGGGCGTTTATCGCCCCCCAGATGGCGGGCTTTATCGTCTTCGTCCTGCTCCCTTTGGCCTCGGTTTTTGTGTATAGCATGCAGGAGAAGAACCTGCTTTTCGGTACCAGTCTGTTTACCGGACTTGAGAACTTTCGCCTGCTTGCCCAAGATCCTTTATTTGCAAAGTCCTTGGTCAACACCCTGATCTTCAGTGCCGGGGTGGTACCCCTGAACCTGGTCTTCAGCCTTTTGCTTGCCCTCTACCTCGGTGGAGGCAAGCGTGGAACGAAGTTTGTCAGGGGTATCATTTTCCTGCCGGTGATCACCAGCGGTGTTGCCTGGGCCATCGTATGGAAGTACCTGCTGCAAGGAGGCGATGCCGGTCCGGTCAACGCCTTCCTCTCGGTGTTCGGCATCACCGGGCCGAACTGGCTGTTCGAGAAAGGGTGGGCGATGGGTAGTGTCATCGTCACCCGGGTGATGAAGAACTTGGGTATGAACGTTCTCATTTTCATGGGAGCGGTACTGAACATGCCAGGCGACGTCCTTGAAGCTGCCCGTATCGACGGGGCTAAACGCTTCACCCTGTTCTTCAAGATCAAGCTGCCCCTGCTCATGCCCACCGTCATGATGGTGACCATCGTCACGATCATCGGTTCGATGCGTGTCTTTGACACCATCAAGCTCATGACCGATGGAGGGCCCGAAGGGTCGACCATGGTCATGGTCTACTACATTTACCATCAAGCCTTCAGAATGTTCGACACCGGCTTTGCCTCAGCCCTGGCCGTGGTGCTGTTTTTGATCGTTCTGCTTCTGACCGCCCTCCAGTGGTTTACCCGTAAGAGGATCTCCTACTATGAAAACTAA
- a CDS encoding carbohydrate ABC transporter permease yields MKTKKYFNQIPYWLLMLILTVLFVYPFWWMVVNSLNASAEIFGAPKLLPTSWAFSNYRDIFTVQPFARHYTNTVVVALLGTLGNVLLCAMAGYAFARMHFPLRNTAFLLLLTALMMPIEVTIIPLFFQMRNWGAHDTLTPLILLGIFGSQGAFSTFMLRQFYVTVPNELEEAARIDGLNPLGIFIRIMLPVAVPVLSSVAILAFIAVWNTYLEPLVFLSSLEKFTLPLSLTNFNDTYGLPQWHLQLAATTLSIVPIMAVYLIFQQKVSDSMVNSGLK; encoded by the coding sequence ATGAAAACTAAGAAATATTTCAATCAGATCCCCTATTGGTTGTTGATGCTCATTCTCACTGTTCTCTTCGTATATCCCTTCTGGTGGATGGTGGTGAACTCACTGAATGCGAGCGCCGAAATTTTCGGTGCGCCCAAACTATTACCCACCTCGTGGGCATTCTCCAACTATCGGGATATTTTTACCGTACAGCCGTTTGCCCGCCATTATACCAATACAGTGGTGGTTGCCCTGCTGGGAACGTTGGGCAACGTGCTGCTCTGTGCCATGGCGGGCTATGCCTTTGCCCGTATGCACTTTCCGCTTCGTAATACTGCATTCTTGTTGTTGCTCACCGCTTTGATGATGCCCATCGAGGTCACCATCATTCCCTTGTTTTTCCAGATGCGCAACTGGGGGGCGCACGATACCCTCACGCCCTTGATCCTGCTGGGAATATTCGGCAGTCAGGGGGCCTTTTCCACCTTCATGTTACGCCAATTCTATGTGACCGTGCCCAATGAGCTAGAGGAAGCAGCCCGCATCGACGGGCTCAATCCCCTGGGGATTTTCATCCGCATCATGCTGCCGGTCGCTGTTCCCGTTCTCAGTTCGGTAGCCATATTGGCTTTTATCGCAGTTTGGAACACCTACTTGGAACCATTGGTATTTCTCAGCTCGCTGGAAAAATTCACGCTCCCGCTTTCGCTGACGAATTTCAACGATACCTACGGTCTTCCCCAATGGCACCTGCAGTTGGCGGCGACCACACTTTCCATTGTACCCATTATGGCAGTCTATCTGATTTTCCAACAGAAAGTTTCCGACTCCATGGTGAATTCCGGTTTGAAATAA
- a CDS encoding FAD-dependent oxidoreductase: MQSITHTPYDLVVVGGGIAGSMAAVAAGREGLSVLLIEEEGYLGGSLTACGTGPMMTFHAGQTQVVRGLTDEMIQRLVHKGLSVGHIADSTGYTYSVTPFDSEGMKRELELMCLEAGVQLLFHTTVVEANPQKAILSSIKCLCAGNLFSVQGSYFIDASGDADLIAMAGIPYEQGRETDGKDQPLTMNFKLVDVDLQIIRNLMDSDIELFPFLIPKAGLQHQASRLSFSGFQQIMYEGIEKGEITFDRDIVLCFETNAKNEVIVNMTRVLDKNPVKPLELTAAELEGRRQVWELYGFLKTHIPGFEHARMTSSGPRIGVRSSRRLKGLYRVTAKDLLNETIFDDAISACGYPIDIHSPDGAATDSTFLREGGFYTIPLRSLLNAQVPNVLAAGRNISCEFAAHASLRVSPSAGAIGQGAGTAVALAVKTKTDLFHLDLEALHATLRKAGAFIG, translated from the coding sequence ATGCAAAGCATTACTCATACACCCTATGATTTGGTTGTTGTCGGTGGCGGCATCGCAGGCAGTATGGCAGCAGTTGCTGCAGGTCGTGAAGGTCTTTCTGTCCTGCTCATTGAGGAAGAAGGGTATTTAGGGGGAAGCCTTACCGCCTGTGGAACCGGCCCGATGATGACCTTCCATGCAGGACAGACGCAAGTCGTCCGTGGCCTTACTGATGAAATGATACAGCGTCTGGTACACAAAGGCTTATCGGTCGGCCATATTGCCGACTCCACCGGGTACACCTATTCGGTCACTCCCTTTGACAGCGAAGGTATGAAGCGCGAACTGGAGCTGATGTGTCTTGAGGCTGGGGTGCAATTGCTTTTTCACACCACGGTAGTGGAAGCGAATCCTCAGAAGGCCATTCTCTCTTCGATCAAATGCCTCTGTGCAGGCAACCTTTTCAGTGTGCAAGGCTCCTATTTCATCGATGCTTCGGGTGATGCCGACCTCATTGCCATGGCCGGTATTCCCTACGAGCAAGGCAGGGAAACCGATGGCAAGGACCAGCCGCTTACCATGAACTTCAAGCTGGTGGATGTGGATCTCCAGATCATTCGCAACCTCATGGACAGTGATATCGAGCTGTTTCCTTTCCTGATCCCTAAAGCAGGATTGCAGCACCAAGCCAGCCGGCTCTCCTTTTCCGGCTTCCAGCAAATTATGTACGAAGGGATAGAGAAAGGTGAAATTACCTTCGACCGCGATATCGTGCTTTGCTTTGAGACCAATGCAAAGAACGAAGTCATCGTAAATATGACGCGGGTGTTGGACAAGAATCCGGTCAAGCCGCTTGAACTTACTGCAGCCGAGCTGGAAGGCCGGCGTCAAGTTTGGGAGCTGTACGGCTTTCTGAAGACCCATATCCCCGGTTTCGAGCATGCACGCATGACCTCTAGCGGCCCCCGCATCGGTGTGCGTAGCTCTCGCCGACTCAAGGGTTTGTATCGGGTTACTGCAAAGGATTTGTTGAACGAGACCATCTTTGACGATGCCATCTCCGCCTGCGGTTATCCGATCGACATCCATTCTCCCGATGGAGCTGCCACCGACTCGACCTTCCTGCGTGAAGGCGGCTTCTATACCATTCCGCTGAGAAGCCTGCTCAACGCCCAGGTTCCCAATGTGCTGGCAGCAGGCAGAAACATCAGCTGTGAGTTTGCCGCACACGCGAGTTTGCGGGTGAGCCCGTCAGCCGGAGCCATAGGGCAGGGTGCGGGGACTGCCGTTGCCTTGGCTGTCAAAACCAAAACCGATCTTTTCCATCTTGATTTGGAAGCCCTGCATGCTACACTGCGCAAGGCGGGAGCATTCATAGGATGA
- a CDS encoding LacI family DNA-binding transcriptional regulator encodes MKEFKRVTLQDVAKEAKVSYASVSAVLNGKDGKSIRVAQKTKELILECAARLGYVPNMAARKLKNGTNSLIAVFTYEQIFPVESENEYYRFFVGIQETAEKLGYDILILNNRPTEENSSRIVLADGAVMMGVNRDDKGIERLVKANYPLVFVGRREVSDVSTHWVTFDYQKVIAQMVDHLNDLCSARTLVYVESQEQEREPRKDKRRFLLEAAQSLGLEVLIVQADERNMLSLEAFGLIEQCKVVVFDRLFLLEPFERLLERKGLKLGSDIWGAVLEDDWMGSHEHWTRWSNQRLELGSLAVEYLSHLLQKETLEQLETLTPLYLVISESSAFPK; translated from the coding sequence ATGAAAGAATTCAAGCGGGTAACCTTGCAGGATGTAGCCAAGGAGGCAAAAGTCTCCTATGCCTCCGTTTCGGCCGTGCTCAACGGCAAGGATGGCAAGAGTATCCGGGTAGCTCAGAAGACGAAAGAGTTGATATTGGAATGTGCTGCAAGGCTTGGGTATGTCCCCAACATGGCAGCGCGCAAACTGAAAAACGGGACCAATTCCCTGATAGCAGTGTTCACCTACGAGCAGATTTTCCCTGTAGAGTCGGAGAATGAGTACTACCGCTTCTTTGTCGGCATCCAGGAAACGGCGGAAAAGTTGGGCTATGACATTCTGATTCTCAACAACCGGCCTACCGAGGAGAACTCAAGTCGCATCGTACTTGCCGATGGGGCTGTCATGATGGGTGTGAACCGTGACGACAAGGGCATCGAGCGGTTGGTGAAAGCCAATTATCCGCTGGTGTTTGTCGGGCGTCGCGAGGTTTCGGATGTTTCGACCCACTGGGTGACCTTTGACTATCAGAAAGTGATCGCCCAAATGGTCGACCATCTCAATGATTTGTGTAGTGCTCGCACCCTTGTGTATGTGGAGTCGCAGGAGCAGGAACGGGAACCCAGAAAGGACAAGCGTCGATTCTTGTTGGAAGCTGCCCAGTCCCTTGGGCTGGAAGTGCTTATTGTACAAGCCGATGAGCGTAATATGCTCTCGTTGGAGGCTTTCGGCCTCATAGAGCAGTGCAAGGTGGTTGTTTTTGACCGCCTGTTCCTGCTCGAGCCCTTTGAGCGCTTGTTGGAAAGAAAAGGCCTGAAGCTTGGCAGCGATATCTGGGGTGCAGTGCTCGAGGATGATTGGATGGGCAGCCATGAACATTGGACACGGTGGTCGAATCAACGCTTGGAACTGGGCTCGCTTGCAGTGGAGTACCTCTCACACCTTTTGCAGAAGGAAACCCTTGAGCAACTTGAAACCCTTACCCCGTTGTATCTGGTTATATCCGAGAGCTCAGCGTTCCCCAAATAA
- a CDS encoding AAC(3) family N-acetyltransferase, translating into MHTKQSLLADLKALGIDPNGTTLAHLSYKSMGEVEGGPQSIIDSMVEYMKNGLMVFPTHTWANVTEDQPYYSVQETEVCIGIIPELARKTPNGIRSAHPTHSVVAFGRDARSFTDGDHLFTTPCPRQGAWGKLLDRNATILLVGVGLNRDTFIHGVEEWLDIPNRINENKRMLFIRLADGTLVPRPNSGHLGHVAENFPKVEGFLREKGILKEGKLGDATVLYHQTQPLTQALNALLLKEPDLFGER; encoded by the coding sequence ATGCACACGAAACAAAGCTTGCTCGCCGATTTGAAAGCGCTCGGCATCGACCCGAACGGAACCACCCTTGCACACCTCTCCTACAAGAGTATGGGTGAAGTTGAAGGGGGGCCTCAGAGTATAATCGATTCCATGGTTGAGTATATGAAAAACGGCCTGATGGTCTTCCCCACCCACACCTGGGCGAATGTGACCGAAGACCAACCCTATTACAGCGTACAGGAGACCGAGGTCTGCATCGGCATTATTCCCGAACTGGCAAGAAAAACCCCGAACGGCATACGCTCTGCACATCCGACACATTCGGTTGTCGCCTTCGGCAGGGATGCCCGATCCTTCACTGATGGAGACCACCTGTTTACCACTCCCTGCCCGAGACAGGGAGCATGGGGCAAGCTGCTGGACCGCAATGCGACCATCCTGCTGGTTGGTGTAGGCTTGAATCGGGACACCTTCATCCACGGCGTGGAAGAGTGGCTGGACATCCCCAACCGCATCAATGAGAACAAGCGTATGCTCTTCATCCGCCTCGCCGACGGAACGCTCGTTCCCCGTCCCAACAGCGGGCATCTCGGCCATGTAGCGGAGAACTTTCCCAAGGTTGAAGGCTTTCTTCGTGAAAAAGGAATCCTCAAGGAAGGAAAGCTTGGAGATGCTACAGTGCTGTATCACCAAACCCAGCCTCTTACACAGGCGCTGAATGCGTTGCTCCTCAAGGAGCCTGACTTATTTGGGGAACGCTGA
- a CDS encoding AGE family epimerase/isomerase — protein MDNILPFWLRYGLDRVHGGMYTALDRDGSLLDTDKSVWFQGRALWTFATAYRQVEQNKEYKMVCDSLVSFIEQNCFDPADGRMYFRVAKDGKPVIKRLRYVFSETFTILGFAAYSRAFNRPDYAQKAYDLLLKVEHYLLTPGLLVPKFDTPSLGFGLPMILLNTVQELRAALPEKAEEFTTRIDGYLEQIKTYFIRPELQIVVEQCNPDGSLQLDHFEGRQLNPGHAIEGAWFILNEARYRKNDPELMNLGTTMLDWMWNKGWDSEHGGIIYFRDALNKSATEYWHDMKFWWPQCEAAIANLMAYSMTGNDGYLQQFDTVHQYIKGHFLDYEFGEWYGYLHRDGTLSTPLKGNMYKGPFHIPRMYLVCCQLLDELRR, from the coding sequence ATGGATAACATTCTTCCATTCTGGCTTCGTTACGGTTTAGACCGGGTGCATGGCGGCATGTATACTGCATTGGACCGGGATGGTTCGCTTCTCGATACCGATAAATCGGTCTGGTTCCAGGGTCGCGCCTTGTGGACCTTTGCTACAGCCTACCGCCAGGTGGAGCAGAACAAAGAGTACAAAATGGTGTGTGACTCCCTGGTCTCCTTCATCGAGCAGAACTGCTTCGACCCCGCAGATGGTCGGATGTACTTCAGGGTCGCCAAGGATGGCAAGCCGGTTATCAAGCGCCTGCGCTACGTGTTCAGTGAAACCTTCACCATACTCGGCTTTGCAGCCTATAGCAGGGCGTTCAATCGTCCCGACTATGCACAGAAGGCGTATGACTTGCTGCTCAAGGTTGAACACTATCTGCTTACCCCGGGCCTCTTGGTCCCCAAGTTCGACACTCCCTCCCTTGGATTCGGCCTTCCTATGATTCTGCTCAATACCGTGCAGGAACTCAGGGCGGCTCTTCCTGAAAAAGCTGAGGAGTTCACTACGCGCATCGATGGCTATCTTGAGCAGATTAAAACCTACTTCATTCGACCGGAATTGCAGATTGTGGTAGAGCAGTGCAACCCTGACGGGTCGCTGCAGCTCGACCATTTTGAAGGGCGGCAGCTTAATCCGGGTCATGCCATAGAAGGTGCTTGGTTCATTCTCAATGAAGCGCGGTACCGCAAAAACGACCCTGAGTTGATGAACTTGGGAACCACCATGCTCGATTGGATGTGGAATAAGGGCTGGGACAGTGAGCACGGCGGGATTATCTACTTCCGTGATGCCCTGAATAAAAGTGCCACCGAATACTGGCACGACATGAAGTTCTGGTGGCCTCAGTGCGAGGCGGCCATTGCCAACCTCATGGCCTACAGCATGACCGGAAACGATGGCTACCTACAGCAGTTCGATACCGTGCACCAGTATATCAAAGGCCATTTCCTCGATTATGAGTTCGGGGAATGGTATGGCTACCTGCATCGTGATGGTACCCTTTCAACACCACTGAAGGGCAATATGTACAAAGGCCCGTTCCATATACCCAGAATGTATCTAGTCTGCTGTCAGTTGCTTGATGAGCTGAGACGGTAG
- a CDS encoding ABC transporter substrate-binding protein, which produces MKKRSVALLLVALVASALLFASGDAEKAKAPDVSKPLSVMIWDSNQEPGIRKIIDDFTAKTGVTAEIQVVDWNNYWTLLSAGAQGGSLPDVFWMHSNESQRYMSNDMLLDVTDRIAKSSIIDPENYPADIWSLYTYNKKYYAVPKDVDTIALWYNRALFDQAGVAYPTDNWTWDDLYAAAKKITKADGSVYGFANVNSNNQAGWYNLIYGNNGYVLSEDKKKSGLDLPASIEAMKWMEKMINENLMPPQNVMSESSEDVLLQSGKIAMTMQGSWMLPAFRDNEYTLKNCDIAMLPKNSKTGRRPSIYNGLGWAIAKSSQRSDDAWKLVEYFGSKEGQLKQAQLGITMSAYTDTSEAWKNGVPQFNLQAYLNMQDDMVIRPFSRNTVKWENAVLDVMLKVWSKEMTMEAGCKEAARQMNAILAEE; this is translated from the coding sequence ATGAAAAAGAGGAGTGTTGCCCTGTTGCTCGTTGCGCTGGTCGCAAGTGCATTGCTGTTTGCAAGCGGGGATGCTGAAAAAGCGAAAGCCCCTGATGTTTCCAAGCCGTTGTCGGTCATGATCTGGGACTCCAACCAAGAGCCCGGTATTCGAAAAATTATTGATGACTTCACCGCCAAAACCGGTGTTACTGCTGAAATCCAGGTTGTGGATTGGAATAACTATTGGACACTGCTCAGTGCCGGAGCGCAAGGCGGATCGCTTCCCGATGTGTTCTGGATGCATTCCAACGAATCACAGCGGTATATGTCCAACGACATGCTGCTCGATGTAACCGACCGCATCGCCAAGAGCTCAATCATCGATCCTGAGAACTACCCTGCAGACATCTGGAGCCTCTATACCTACAACAAAAAATATTATGCTGTTCCAAAAGATGTCGATACCATCGCCCTTTGGTATAACCGTGCACTGTTCGACCAGGCCGGTGTAGCATATCCAACTGATAACTGGACATGGGATGACCTGTATGCCGCCGCAAAGAAGATTACCAAGGCTGACGGCAGCGTCTATGGATTTGCCAATGTGAACTCAAACAACCAGGCTGGTTGGTACAACCTGATTTACGGCAACAATGGCTATGTACTGTCCGAAGACAAAAAGAAGTCGGGACTGGACCTTCCTGCTTCCATTGAAGCAATGAAGTGGATGGAGAAGATGATCAATGAGAATTTGATGCCTCCGCAGAACGTGATGAGTGAGAGCTCGGAGGACGTTCTTCTCCAATCCGGTAAAATTGCAATGACCATGCAGGGTTCCTGGATGTTGCCTGCTTTCCGCGACAATGAGTACACCCTGAAAAACTGTGATATCGCCATGCTGCCGAAGAACAGCAAGACCGGCCGTCGCCCATCCATCTACAATGGTCTGGGTTGGGCCATTGCCAAGAGCTCCCAGCGCAGTGATGATGCTTGGAAGCTTGTTGAGTACTTTGGTTCAAAAGAAGGCCAACTCAAGCAGGCACAGCTGGGCATCACGATGTCTGCATATACCGACACCAGTGAAGCATGGAAGAACGGCGTGCCGCAGTTCAACCTGCAGGCGTATTTGAACATGCAGGACGATATGGTTATCCGCCCGTTCTCCAGAAATACTGTGAAATGGGAGAATGCCGTGCTTGATGTCATGCTGAAGGTCTGGTCGAAGGAAATGACCATGGAAGCAGGATGCAAGGAAGCAGCCCGCCAAATGAATGCAATTCTTGCCGAGGAGTAA
- a CDS encoding carbohydrate ABC transporter permease translates to MNRRSLRSTTTTQMFVWGWVLILPTIMGLMVLNIVPMIATVYQSFHKTGDFGRGNVFIGLKNFQKLFSDQAVLQSIINTCKYTIAQVPLSVFIALILAVMLNRQIRGRGAYRTIFFLPMVVAPAAIAMVWRWLYNSEFGLINNAFNLNVSWISDPAIAVYSIAIIGIWSDIGYNMILFLAGLQEIPKDYYEAADLDGANAIQSFRHITVPMVSPILFFVIVTRMIAAMQVFDTIFMVMEQRSNPAMYKTQSLVYLFYQSSFVERDFGYGSTIVVVLLVLIMCITAIQMIAQKKWVHYN, encoded by the coding sequence ATGAACAGACGCTCGCTACGTTCTACAACTACAACCCAGATGTTTGTCTGGGGATGGGTTTTGATTCTTCCCACCATTATGGGCTTGATGGTTCTGAACATCGTCCCCATGATTGCCACTGTCTATCAGAGCTTCCATAAGACAGGAGATTTCGGTAGGGGTAATGTCTTTATCGGGCTGAAAAACTTCCAGAAGTTGTTCTCCGACCAGGCGGTTTTGCAATCGATCATCAATACATGCAAGTATACGATTGCCCAGGTTCCGCTTTCTGTTTTTATCGCCTTGATTCTGGCTGTGATGCTCAACCGGCAGATACGAGGCAGAGGTGCCTACCGAACCATTTTCTTCCTACCCATGGTTGTTGCCCCGGCTGCTATCGCCATGGTATGGCGATGGCTCTACAACTCAGAATTCGGATTGATCAATAATGCATTCAATCTCAATGTGAGTTGGATTTCCGATCCTGCCATTGCAGTGTATTCAATAGCCATCATCGGCATCTGGTCCGATATCGGATACAATATGATTCTATTCCTTGCAGGACTGCAGGAGATCCCCAAGGACTACTATGAGGCAGCCGACCTCGATGGGGCGAACGCCATCCAAAGCTTTCGGCATATAACTGTTCCGATGGTCTCCCCGATTCTCTTCTTTGTCATCGTTACCCGTATGATTGCCGCCATGCAAGTTTTTGATACCATTTTCATGGTCATGGAGCAGCGGTCAAATCCAGCTATGTATAAAACCCAGTCATTGGTATATCTCTTCTACCAATCCTCGTTCGTGGAACGGGATTTTGGGTATGGTTCAACGATTGTAGTAGTGTTATTGGTTCTCATTATGTGCATAACTGCAATACAGATGATCGCCCAGAAAAAATGGGTCCATTACAATTAG
- a CDS encoding carbohydrate ABC transporter permease, with amino-acid sequence MRKRKLSTTLLLHAILVCVSLTMIIPFVWMILTSFKTAGQSIQLDPYVFFPTRFQFDSFIRVFTTNNFLNLYKNTLLLIAFRILCAVVTASMAGFAFGRLKFFGSELAFSLVLVQMMIPSQIFIIPQYQMISRLGMTNTTFALVFPGLVSAFGTFLMRQAYKILPKDIEDAAKIDGLNIGKTFILVLAPLTKSCLVALSVFTAVFAYKELMWPMIVNTSKDSLVLASALAKMKGQYMANYPELMAASLIACVPMIVLYFIFQKQFIEGIATSGGKL; translated from the coding sequence ATGAGAAAAAGAAAGCTTTCAACCACCTTGTTGTTGCATGCGATTCTGGTCTGCGTCTCACTGACCATGATCATTCCCTTTGTGTGGATGATTCTTACCTCATTTAAAACGGCAGGGCAGTCCATACAGCTCGATCCGTATGTATTCTTTCCCACAAGGTTCCAGTTCGATTCCTTTATTCGTGTGTTTACGACGAATAATTTCCTGAATCTGTATAAGAACACCCTCCTGTTGATTGCATTCAGAATACTCTGTGCCGTGGTGACAGCGAGCATGGCTGGATTCGCGTTCGGTAGATTGAAGTTCTTCGGTTCTGAATTGGCATTCTCACTTGTTCTTGTTCAGATGATGATTCCCAGTCAGATTTTCATCATTCCCCAGTACCAGATGATCAGCAGGCTGGGTATGACCAATACGACCTTTGCTCTGGTCTTTCCCGGATTGGTGAGTGCTTTTGGTACCTTTTTAATGCGTCAAGCATACAAAATTCTCCCCAAGGATATCGAGGATGCCGCCAAAATCGATGGGTTGAATATCGGAAAAACCTTTATTCTCGTACTCGCCCCCCTGACAAAATCATGTTTGGTAGCCTTAAGTGTATTTACTGCGGTGTTTGCCTATAAGGAACTGATGTGGCCGATGATCGTCAATACCAGCAAGGACTCATTGGTGTTGGCTTCTGCCTTGGCAAAAATGAAAGGCCAGTATATGGCCAACTATCCAGAGCTCATGGCAGCGTCTTTGATCGCGTGTGTTCCGATGATTGTCTTGTATTTTATCTTCCAAAAGCAATTCATCGAAGGAATTGCGACCTCTGGAGGAAAATTATAG
- a CDS encoding alpha-glucosidase/alpha-galactosidase encodes MKITFLGAGSTVFARNVLGDCMGTEALRCAEMALYDINAKRLEESKRILQAINDTINEGRARITVYHGPGQLEAALQGARFVVNAIQVGGYDPATIIDFEIPKKYGLRQTIADTIGIGGVMRALRTIPVMDEFAKVMQRVCPNALLLNYSNPMAMLTSYMLRYSAVQTVGLCHSVQICSETLLKGLGMEDKLEGRVETIAGINHMAWLLSLYDKNGNDLYPEIKRRAAQKNATQKHDDMVRYEYIKHLGYYCTESSEHNAEYNPFFIKKGYPDLIDHFNIPLDEYPRRCIRQIDEWEDEWKSIHNQGTIAHERSLEYASHIMESVVTNTPYKINGNVLNTGLIDNLDQSACVEVPCLVDGSGVHPCKVGKLPVHLAAMNMTNVNVQLLTVEAAVSRKKEDIYHAAMLDPHTAAELSIDDIVSLCDEMIEAHGPFMAMYR; translated from the coding sequence ATGAAAATTACCTTTTTAGGAGCAGGCAGCACCGTGTTTGCACGCAATGTGCTGGGTGATTGCATGGGAACCGAGGCGCTCAGGTGCGCAGAGATGGCACTCTATGACATTAATGCAAAACGGCTGGAAGAATCGAAACGTATCTTGCAGGCCATCAACGATACCATCAATGAAGGACGTGCCCGTATAACGGTCTATCATGGACCTGGTCAGCTGGAAGCTGCCCTGCAAGGTGCCCGCTTCGTCGTCAATGCCATTCAGGTGGGAGGGTATGATCCTGCAACCATCATTGACTTTGAAATTCCCAAGAAATATGGGTTGAGGCAGACGATTGCCGATACAATCGGCATCGGGGGTGTCATGCGTGCGCTGCGTACGATTCCTGTAATGGATGAGTTTGCAAAAGTCATGCAGCGCGTCTGCCCTAACGCCCTGTTGCTGAACTACTCGAATCCCATGGCTATGCTTACTTCCTATATGCTGCGCTATTCAGCGGTACAAACCGTGGGCTTGTGCCACAGCGTGCAAATCTGCTCGGAAACCCTGCTCAAAGGACTGGGTATGGAGGACAAGCTGGAAGGACGGGTGGAGACCATTGCGGGCATCAATCACATGGCATGGCTGTTGAGTTTGTATGACAAGAATGGCAATGACCTGTATCCCGAGATCAAGAGACGGGCCGCCCAAAAGAATGCGACACAGAAGCACGATGACATGGTCCGTTATGAGTATATCAAGCACCTTGGGTATTACTGCACCGAGTCGAGCGAACATAATGCCGAGTACAATCCGTTCTTCATCAAGAAGGGCTATCCGGATTTGATCGACCATTTCAACATTCCCCTGGATGAGTATCCCAGAAGGTGCATCCGTCAGATTGATGAGTGGGAGGACGAGTGGAAGAGTATCCACAACCAAGGAACGATTGCCCACGAACGTTCGCTTGAGTACGCTTCCCATATTATGGAATCAGTAGTTACCAATACGCCGTACAAGATCAACGGCAATGTGCTGAATACGGGCTTGATCGACAATCTTGACCAGAGTGCGTGTGTCGAGGTTCCTTGTCTGGTGGATGGAAGCGGTGTGCATCCTTGCAAGGTAGGGAAGCTTCCTGTGCATCTTGCGGCTATGAACATGACCAATGTCAACGTTCAGCTACTCACCGTCGAGGCGGCGGTCAGCAGGAAGAAGGAGGACATCTACCATGCTGCGATGCTTGATCCTCACACGGCGGCCGAGCTTTCCATCGACGACATTGTTTCCCTGTGCGATGAGATGATTGAGGCGCATGGTCCTTTCATGGCCATGTATCGCTGA